In Euphorbia lathyris chromosome 2, ddEupLath1.1, whole genome shotgun sequence, the sequence GAGTGTGAGCGGGCCGATGAAAAACACTCTGTCTCGGACGTTCTCAAAACATTCGATCGGGACAGGCTGGATGCAGAGGCTTTTCTTGCATCCAGTGACCCAGTTGGCCTGGCATGTTAGGGAGCCAAAGTTTCGAACAGAAGCTTCACGGAATCTTGAAGCAGCATCATCGGAAGGAGAGTATGTCAATGGTCGTAACTTACAATGGGCCCATGGGAAGGCTGGTGAGGATAGAGTTCATGTTGTTCTTTCTGAAGAGCAAGGATGGTTGTTTATTGGTATATATGATGGATTTAGTGGTCCAGATGCACCTGAATTTCTAATGAGTAATCTTTATAGAGCTATAGATAAGGAATTAGAAGGTGTTCTATGGGATTATGAAAATAAGTCTGTAAGTGACACAATGAAACCTGAAGTTTCCAATAATGTAAACATTGAGCCTCGTCTAGACTGTGAGAGAGATGATCAGCCTGATTCAACTCAAGTAACTTCTAGTTTGGAAGAATCGTCTAATCCAGGAGTCGTTGGGGATCAAAATTCTAAGTGTGAAATAGTAGAGGAAAGTGATGATGTTAGGATCAGTCAACAGGAATCATTTAACTCTGAAACCCCCTGCATGCCGGGTTCTCCTTCTGCTTCTATTCCGACTGCCAACTTGACTGGCCATGGAAGGAAAAGTATGCGGCTTTATGAGCTGCTACAATTAGAATCATTCAATGGGTTAGATTCTGTTTCAATGAATAGCATGCCGTCACAAGAGGAAGAACAAAGATCTTGTTCATTTAACAATGGCAATGGAGATGGTTCTTATCAACAAGGAGAAGATCCCTCAACATCTGGAGAGGACGGGGTGATTGGGTTGGAATCTAGTAATTCAGAGGCCCTTACAGATCCTTCTGTTTTGGTGCAACGACAGAGTTcaataaagtctaatatcagTTTGAAGATCAGAAAAATGTATAGGAAGCAGAAGTCCTTGCGTAAGAAACTTTTTCCTTGGAGTTATGACTGGCACAGAGAGGAGATTTGTGCTGATGAGAGTGTAGTTGAGCCTCCTGGACCTATAAGGAAATGTAAATCTGGAATTGTTGATCATGATGCAGTTTTGAGAGCAATGTCTCGTGCACTTGAACACACCGAAGAGGCCTATATGGAAATGGTGGAAAATACCCTCGATAAAAATGCAGAACTTGCGTTGATGGGATCCTGTGTTCTAGTGATGTTAATGAAGGATCAAGATGTGTATGTTATGAACCTTGGGGATAGCCGTGCAATCTTAGCACAGGAGAGACCAAATGATCGCCATTCGAATCCAAGTTTTTCAAAGGATGACTTGAGGCACGGAACTAGATCTAGAGAGTCATTAGCACGCATGGAGCTGGACAGGATTTCTGAGGAGTCACCGATGCATAATCAAAACAGTCAAGTTAATATGATAAACAAGAATAGAGAGATTTCCATCTGCAGATTAAAGATGAGGGCTGTGCAACTTTCTACTGATCATTGCACAAGTATTGAACAGGTGCATTCATTGAAACTTTAAGTATAGTGGTTAGCTTGACCTTTCCAATAACATTTATTCATTAGCATGATTTTAGAATGGTATTCTGTTAGTTGTATCAATTAGCATAAATATTCGTAAGCTGTAAATAGTTTGCTACTTACTCTTGTATGAAGCCTTTTCTGATTTAGTCTTCAGACAAATTCATTTCCAGTTATTAACAAAACAATAAAACTTTACTCAAATTGTTTGCTTCTCCTGTATGTATTTTAACATCCACCTGATTCATATGACATGTGATGTGATGTAACTGATGTTTGAACTTAGTAGAAGTATAATGTACCAGATAACTGTGCTGTTGCAGCTacataaattactaaaattgaGATCTGCACTAAAATTGAGATCTGCTATAATGAAAAAGTTAAtgtaatatttttgttttaattctgCAGGAAGTGCTTAGGGTAAAGgcagaacaccctgatgacaaacAAGCGGTTTTAAATGATCGAGTGAAGGGGCAACTGAAAGTAACCAGAGCATTTGGTGCGGGATTTTTGAAGAAGGCCagtaaatattataatttatgatttagtcATTTAgatctgtttttcttctttataCTTCTCAAAATACCATTAGCTAGTAAAAGAACTCTTGGTATTATAGTTATcatttgttattttcttatttatccatTAACAACTCTTAGCTTCAATTTATTGTTTATATAAATGCTCCTATTAATGTTTCTATCTATGTTTACACTATATTTGTGTACTAAGGATATGTGAGTTGTGAGCGGGGCTGAGTATGCTTCAGAAACCGGTGATCACATGAGTATTGAGGACAAAAGAACTATAACATGTTATAAGTCTGCTTCCTTCATTGCTTCAAAAGGAAATGTTGAAGCTATTATGAAA encodes:
- the LOC136217266 gene encoding protein phosphatase 2C 32; its protein translation is MGNGTSRVVGCFVPFNAKNGVDLEFLEPLDEGLGHSFCYVRPSIFDSPAITPSNSERYTVDSSTLDSETLSGSFRHDAIDDPGLHRLNKTFPETTFKSISGASVSANVSTARTGNQSALFTSEMQEPAASFESTSSFAAIPLQPVPRCSGPLNGFMSGPLERGFASGPLERGGGFMSGPIEKGVMSGPLDDTDKSNFSAPLARGRRRPRLQRLVRSVSGPMKNTLSRTFSKHSIGTGWMQRLFLHPVTQLAWHVREPKFRTEASRNLEAASSEGEYVNGRNLQWAHGKAGEDRVHVVLSEEQGWLFIGIYDGFSGPDAPEFLMSNLYRAIDKELEGVLWDYENKSVSDTMKPEVSNNVNIEPRLDCERDDQPDSTQVTSSLEESSNPGVVGDQNSKCEIVEESDDVRISQQESFNSETPCMPGSPSASIPTANLTGHGRKSMRLYELLQLESFNGLDSVSMNSMPSQEEEQRSCSFNNGNGDGSYQQGEDPSTSGEDGVIGLESSNSEALTDPSVLVQRQSSIKSNISLKIRKMYRKQKSLRKKLFPWSYDWHREEICADESVVEPPGPIRKCKSGIVDHDAVLRAMSRALEHTEEAYMEMVENTLDKNAELALMGSCVLVMLMKDQDVYVMNLGDSRAILAQERPNDRHSNPSFSKDDLRHGTRSRESLARMELDRISEESPMHNQNSQVNMINKNREISICRLKMRAVQLSTDHCTSIEQEVLRVKAEHPDDKQAVLNDRVKGQLKVTRAFGAGFLKKPTCNEALLEIFRINYVGTDPYLSCIPSVVHHRLSSSDRFLVLSSDGLYQYFSNEEVVAHVTWFMENVPEGDPAQYLIAELLFRAAKKNGMDFHELLDIPHGDRRKYHDDVSVMVVSLEGRIWRSSG